A region from the Salvia splendens isolate huo1 chromosome 15, SspV2, whole genome shotgun sequence genome encodes:
- the LOC121767600 gene encoding pentatricopeptide repeat-containing protein At5g39710-like isoform X1, which translates to MLFKDMIFKGPIPSNYVYNMIILGFCRRGCIRIAESLLYVMRKFGCEPDVYTYNILINAYCVRGWTWEAFSWVHLMFESGCTPSFAIFSTFINAFCKEGNIAEANKIFHWMQELGVSPNTVLYNAVMDGYVKAREIGMANVLYEEMRSKGVAPDGVTFNILAAGNEKYGNEQDGNRLLRSFSVMGSVQDSSLPDIHIGGLCWAGRLDEAFELLGFMLEKGISLSVISFNSLILVYSKAGLEDEAFEVYNFMVKVGFTPSAPTYTSLLLGLSKIGRLQEAKSLIYKMIQNGYPISRAAFTVVLDGYIKKGDMMGAQGLWNEMEMLGMAPDVVAVSAFILGLSKGGFVQQAYNMYLKMLSKGLVPNNFVYNSLISGFCNCGELDEALRLELEMRNRGLLPDVITFNIIIKGFCKQGRMKSAMATYMEMLRCGNSNSINRTLIKEIRTQFIDKKDRKKEANRITILKKEAMIILRRGLRLPPSYF; encoded by the coding sequence ATGTTGTTCAAAGATATGATTTTTAAAGGACCCATCCCTTCGAATTATGTTTACAATATGATAATTCTTGGATTTTGTAGGAGAGGCTGCATTCGGATTGCAGAAAGTTTGTTGTATGTCATGAGGAAGTTTGGGTGTGAGCCAGatgtatatacatataatattttaatcaatGCATATTGTGTCAGGGGGTGGACTTGGGAAGCTTTCAGTTGGGTGCATTTGATGTTCGAAAGTGGCTGCACTCCAAGCTTTGCTATATTTAGTACGTTTATCAATGCTTTTTGCAAGGAGGGTAATATTGCTGAAGCAAATAAAATCTTTCATTGGATGCAAGAATTGGGTGTGTCTCCAAACACTGTATTGTATAACGCCGTGATGGATGGCTATGTCAAGGCAAGAGAAATTGGTATGGCAAATGTGCTTTATGAAGAAATGAGAAGCAAGGGTGTTGCACCTGATGGTGTGACTTTTAACATCTTAGCTGCTGGCAATGAAAAGTACGGCAACGAGCAGGATGGGAACAGGTTGCTAAGGAGCTTTTCAGTGATGGGATCGGTTCAAGATTCTTCATTGCCTGATATACATATTGGAGGACTGTGTTGGGCAGGTAGATTGGATGAAGCTTTTGAACTATTGGGGTTCATGCTCGAAAAAGGAATCTCTCTTAGTGTAATTTCATTTAACTCGTTAATTCTTGTCTACAGCAAAGCAGGTTTAGAAGACGAGGCTTTTGAAGTCTACAACTTTATGGTGAAAGTTGGCTTCACCCCCTCAGCTCCCACATATACTTCACTTCTCTTAGGATTATCTAAGATCGGAAGGCTTCAAGAAGCCAAGTCGCTCATATACAAGATGATACAAAATGGTTATCCCATCAGTAGAGCAGCTTTCACAGTGGTTCTGGATGGGTATATTAAGAAAGGAGACATGATGGGAGCTCAAGGTCTTTGGAATGAAATGGAGATGCTCGGGATGGCTCCAGATGTTGTTGCTGTTTCTGCTTTCATTCTAGGCCTTTCCAAGGGGGGCTTTGTTCAACAGGCATACAATATGTATTTGAAAATGTTAAGCAAAGGGCTTGTGCCTAACAACTTTGTTTACAATTCCTTAATTTCCGGCTTCTGCAACTGCGGAGAACTAGATGAGGCATTAAGGCTGGAACTGGAGATGAGGAATAGGGGTTTGCTCCCTGATGTGATCACCTTCAATATCATTATCAAAGGTTTCTGCAAACAAGGAAGGATGAAATCTGCCATGGCCACCTACATGGAGATGCTGAGATGTGGGAATTCCAACTCAATCAATAGAACACTGATTAAGGAAATAAGGACtcaatttattgataaaaaggACAGAAAGAAAGAAGCAAATAGAATAACAATCCTCAAGAAAGAGGCCATGAtaatcctccgcagaggcctacggCTACCGCCGTCCTATTTCTGA
- the LOC121767600 gene encoding pentatricopeptide repeat-containing protein At1g05670, mitochondrial-like isoform X2: protein MRKFGCEPDVYTYNILINAYCVRGWTWEAFSWVHLMFESGCTPSFAIFSTFINAFCKEGNIAEANKIFHWMQELGVSPNTVLYNAVMDGYVKAREIGMANVLYEEMRSKGVAPDGVTFNILAAGNEKYGNEQDGNRLLRSFSVMGSVQDSSLPDIHIGGLCWAGRLDEAFELLGFMLEKGISLSVISFNSLILVYSKAGLEDEAFEVYNFMVKVGFTPSAPTYTSLLLGLSKIGRLQEAKSLIYKMIQNGYPISRAAFTVVLDGYIKKGDMMGAQGLWNEMEMLGMAPDVVAVSAFILGLSKGGFVQQAYNMYLKMLSKGLVPNNFVYNSLISGFCNCGELDEALRLELEMRNRGLLPDVITFNIIIKGFCKQGRMKSAMATYMEMLRCGNSNSINRTLIKEIRTQFIDKKDRKKEANRITILKKEAMIILRRGLRLPPSYF from the coding sequence ATGAGGAAGTTTGGGTGTGAGCCAGatgtatatacatataatattttaatcaatGCATATTGTGTCAGGGGGTGGACTTGGGAAGCTTTCAGTTGGGTGCATTTGATGTTCGAAAGTGGCTGCACTCCAAGCTTTGCTATATTTAGTACGTTTATCAATGCTTTTTGCAAGGAGGGTAATATTGCTGAAGCAAATAAAATCTTTCATTGGATGCAAGAATTGGGTGTGTCTCCAAACACTGTATTGTATAACGCCGTGATGGATGGCTATGTCAAGGCAAGAGAAATTGGTATGGCAAATGTGCTTTATGAAGAAATGAGAAGCAAGGGTGTTGCACCTGATGGTGTGACTTTTAACATCTTAGCTGCTGGCAATGAAAAGTACGGCAACGAGCAGGATGGGAACAGGTTGCTAAGGAGCTTTTCAGTGATGGGATCGGTTCAAGATTCTTCATTGCCTGATATACATATTGGAGGACTGTGTTGGGCAGGTAGATTGGATGAAGCTTTTGAACTATTGGGGTTCATGCTCGAAAAAGGAATCTCTCTTAGTGTAATTTCATTTAACTCGTTAATTCTTGTCTACAGCAAAGCAGGTTTAGAAGACGAGGCTTTTGAAGTCTACAACTTTATGGTGAAAGTTGGCTTCACCCCCTCAGCTCCCACATATACTTCACTTCTCTTAGGATTATCTAAGATCGGAAGGCTTCAAGAAGCCAAGTCGCTCATATACAAGATGATACAAAATGGTTATCCCATCAGTAGAGCAGCTTTCACAGTGGTTCTGGATGGGTATATTAAGAAAGGAGACATGATGGGAGCTCAAGGTCTTTGGAATGAAATGGAGATGCTCGGGATGGCTCCAGATGTTGTTGCTGTTTCTGCTTTCATTCTAGGCCTTTCCAAGGGGGGCTTTGTTCAACAGGCATACAATATGTATTTGAAAATGTTAAGCAAAGGGCTTGTGCCTAACAACTTTGTTTACAATTCCTTAATTTCCGGCTTCTGCAACTGCGGAGAACTAGATGAGGCATTAAGGCTGGAACTGGAGATGAGGAATAGGGGTTTGCTCCCTGATGTGATCACCTTCAATATCATTATCAAAGGTTTCTGCAAACAAGGAAGGATGAAATCTGCCATGGCCACCTACATGGAGATGCTGAGATGTGGGAATTCCAACTCAATCAATAGAACACTGATTAAGGAAATAAGGACtcaatttattgataaaaaggACAGAAAGAAAGAAGCAAATAGAATAACAATCCTCAAGAAAGAGGCCATGAtaatcctccgcagaggcctacggCTACCGCCGTCCTATTTCTGA